GCAGATGAAGATGGAAGCGCCGAAGGTCAAGGTCAGCTTCACGCAGGGCGAGCGCGTCAAGGTGGTGGACGGGCCGTTCACCGACTTCATCGGCGTGGTGGACACCATCAACGCCGAGCGCGGCAAGGTCCGCGTCCTCGTCTCGTTCTTCGGCCGCGAGACGCCGGTCGAGCTCGACTTCCTCCAGGTCTCGCGCATTACGTAGGTCGCAGTTGTCAGCTATCAGTCCTCAGTTCTCAGCGGTACACTTCGTGGCGTCGCGGGCAGAGGGCACGCTGCTGATGACTGACCACTGATCACTGACAACTCGGAAGAGGAACATGGCGAAGAAGGTCCGCGCAATCGTCAAGCTGCAGATTCAGGCTGGCAAGGCCACGCCTGCCCCGCCCGTCGGCCCGGCCCTCGGCCAGCACGGCGTCAACATCATGGGCTTCGTCAAGGAGTACAACGAGCGCACGGCACAGCAGGCCGGCCTCGTGATCCCCGTCGAGATCACGATCTTCGAGGATCGCTCCTTCACGTTCGTCCTGAAGACGCCGCCGGCGTCAGACCTCATCAAGAAGGCGCTCAACGTCGACAAGGGCTCCGGCACGGCCGGCAAGGCCACCGTCGGCACGATCAGCCGCGCCAAGCTGCGCGAGATCGCCGAGCTCAAGATGAAGGATCTGAACGCCATCGACGTCGAGGGCGCCGAGCGGATCATCGAGGGCACCGCCCGCAGCATGGGCGTCGCTGTCGAAGCGTAGTTGCGGGTCATGGGCCGTAGATCGTCGGTCGTGGGAGAACGCGCTTCCCCATGATCCACGACCCGCGATCCACGACCCACGCAGGTGGGAGCCCGGGACACGGGCGCACGAACCACAGGAGGTACTCCCTTGGCCGGAAAGAAGCACGCCGCCGCGTTTGAGAAGGTGGACCGCCTCAAGCTGTACGAGCCCCAGGAGGCCCTGGAGCTGCTCAAGAGCCTGAGCTTCACCAAGTTCGACGAGACCGTCGAGCTGCACATCCGCACCGGCGTCGATCCTCGCCACGCCGACCAGGTCATCCGTTCCTCGGTGACCCTGCCGGCCGGCACGGGCAAGACCCGCCGCGTCGTCGCGTTCGCGCAGGGCGACAAGATCCGCGAGGCCGAAGAGGCCGGCGCTGACGCCGCTGGCGCCGAGGACCTGGTGCAGCGGATTCAGGGCGGCTGGCTCGACTTCGA
The genomic region above belongs to Chloroflexota bacterium and contains:
- the rplK gene encoding 50S ribosomal protein L11, with the translated sequence MAKKVRAIVKLQIQAGKATPAPPVGPALGQHGVNIMGFVKEYNERTAQQAGLVIPVEITIFEDRSFTFVLKTPPASDLIKKALNVDKGSGTAGKATVGTISRAKLREIAELKMKDLNAIDVEGAERIIEGTARSMGVAVEA